The Caenorhabditis elegans chromosome II genome has a segment encoding these proteins:
- the gldi-11 gene encoding SURF6 homolog gldi-11 (Confirmed by transcript evidence) — protein sequence MAETLEAVEDAVDILEKEMLSFCNLIPVNSWGFDDDVKESLKMRKHSLVNRQLSKKERKSMSAQQKQHLAKGLGLVPNTVQEVLEWMSKSKQHSKVQPQKVVAPVKRPADQNKNKEKVVKKDQKKQDKKADSDSEEDDSSDDEEKEETDEPVAKKQKKEESSDDDEDSEDGEEPEGNNGAVEAEDSDSTDEEEETPSKPNKTVAQSTLKSNGKIDKEIQKLEDDEDNESPEIRRQIALLRLQKKLKEMKVERKGKGPAKVTSAMAEKMAEEKRLKRRESKLKLKQRRAEEKKGKEAAAQVKKETVESTENGNEPVEKQKSGISFNNLKFEIKEDKQRGKKQRTAKKDRALKLTGRDYKSLIAKVEETKATIAKVREADPHKATIMEDELKWEKTLKRAAGGKVKDNLGMLKKALVKKNKMKDRRKQKWENRENKTEGEKQTKQDKRKKNLQKRIDDVKKRKMNKLRNKGRIL from the exons ATGGCAGAAACATTAGAAGCTGTAGAAGATGCAGTGGACATTCTTGAAAAAGAG atgctCTCCTTCTGCAACCTGATTCCAGTTAACTCTTGGGGATTTGATGATGATGTCAAAGAATCATTGAAGATGCGAAAACACAGTTTGGTTAATCGACAACTCAGCAAAA AGGAAAGAAAGTCAATGTCTGCACAACAGAAACAACATCTGGCGAAAGGCTTAGGATTGGTTCCAAACACTGTTCAAGAAGTCCTCGAGTGGATGTCTAAAAGCAAGCAGCATTCGAAAGTGCAACCACAAAAGGTTGTTGCACCGGTGAAGAGACCAGCGGATCAGAACAAGAATAAAGAAAAAGTAGTGAAGAAAGACCAGAAAAAGCAAGATAAGAAAGCTGATTCTGATTCAGAAGAGGATGATTCATCTGACGACGAGGAGAAAGAAGAAACAGACGAGCCAGTTGCTAAGAAgcaaaagaaagaagaatcttcagatgatgatgaagacaGTGAAGATGGAGAAGAGCCTGAAGGAAATAATGGAGCTGTAGAGGCTGAGGACAGCGATTCAAcggacgaagaagaagaaacaccATCTAAACCCAACAAAACCGTAGCACAATCTACTCTGAAAtcgaatggaaaaattgacaagGAGATTCAAAAGTTGGAAGACGATGAAGACAATGAATCCCCCGAAATCAGACGTCAAATCGCTTTGCTGAGACTGCAGAAAAAGCTGAAGGAAATGAAAGTTGAGCGGAAAGGAAAAGGACCGGCGAAGGTAACATCAgcgatggctgaaaaaatggcAGAGGAGAAGCGTTTGAAAAGACGGGAGAGCAAGCTGAAGCTGAAACAAAGAAGAGCAGAGGAGAAGAAAGGAAAAGAGGCAGCAGCTCAAGTGAAGAAAGAGACTGTTGAAAGCACAGAAAATGGCAATGAGCCTGTCGAGAAGCAGAAATCTGGAATTTCATTCAATAATCTCAAGTTTGAAATCAAAGAAGACAAGCAGAGGGGCAAGAAACAAAGA accgcCAAAAAAGATCGAGCTCTTAAACTTACCGGACGTGACTATAAATCACTTATCGCTAAAGTCGAAGAGACAAAAGCAACAATTGCCAAAGTTCGCGAAGCTGATCCACATAAGGCTACCATCATGGAAGATGAGCTAAAGTGGGAGAAAACACTGAAAAGAGCAGCTGGTGGAAAAGTGAAAGATAATTTGGGAATGCTCAAGAAGGCTTTGGTGAAGAAGAATAAGATGAAGGATAGAAGAAAGCAGAAATGGGAGAACCGAGAGAATAAGACGGAGGGAGAGAAGCAAACG aagcaaGACAAGAGAAAGAAGAATCTCCAGAAGCGCATCGATGACGTCAAGAAGAGAAAGATGAACAAGTTGAGAAACAAGGGAAGAATCCTCTAA
- the gldi-11 gene encoding Ribosomal RNA-processing protein 14/surfeit locus protein 6 C-terminal domain-containing protein (Confirmed by transcript evidence): MLSFCNLIPVNSWGFDDDVKESLKMRKHSLVNRQLSKKERKSMSAQQKQHLAKGLGLVPNTVQEVLEWMSKSKQHSKVQPQKVVAPVKRPADQNKNKEKVVKKDQKKQDKKADSDSEEDDSSDDEEKEETDEPVAKKQKKEESSDDDEDSEDGEEPEGNNGAVEAEDSDSTDEEEETPSKPNKTVAQSTLKSNGKIDKEIQKLEDDEDNESPEIRRQIALLRLQKKLKEMKVERKGKGPAKVTSAMAEKMAEEKRLKRRESKLKLKQRRAEEKKGKEAAAQVKKETVESTENGNEPVEKQKSGISFNNLKFEIKEDKQRGKKQRTAKKDRALKLTGRDYKSLIAKVEETKATIAKVREADPHKATIMEDELKWEKTLKRAAGGKVKDNLGMLKKALVKKNKMKDRRKQKWENRENKTEGEKQTKQDKRKKNLQKRIDDVKKRKMNKLRNKGRIL; the protein is encoded by the exons atgctCTCCTTCTGCAACCTGATTCCAGTTAACTCTTGGGGATTTGATGATGATGTCAAAGAATCATTGAAGATGCGAAAACACAGTTTGGTTAATCGACAACTCAGCAAAA AGGAAAGAAAGTCAATGTCTGCACAACAGAAACAACATCTGGCGAAAGGCTTAGGATTGGTTCCAAACACTGTTCAAGAAGTCCTCGAGTGGATGTCTAAAAGCAAGCAGCATTCGAAAGTGCAACCACAAAAGGTTGTTGCACCGGTGAAGAGACCAGCGGATCAGAACAAGAATAAAGAAAAAGTAGTGAAGAAAGACCAGAAAAAGCAAGATAAGAAAGCTGATTCTGATTCAGAAGAGGATGATTCATCTGACGACGAGGAGAAAGAAGAAACAGACGAGCCAGTTGCTAAGAAgcaaaagaaagaagaatcttcagatgatgatgaagacaGTGAAGATGGAGAAGAGCCTGAAGGAAATAATGGAGCTGTAGAGGCTGAGGACAGCGATTCAAcggacgaagaagaagaaacaccATCTAAACCCAACAAAACCGTAGCACAATCTACTCTGAAAtcgaatggaaaaattgacaagGAGATTCAAAAGTTGGAAGACGATGAAGACAATGAATCCCCCGAAATCAGACGTCAAATCGCTTTGCTGAGACTGCAGAAAAAGCTGAAGGAAATGAAAGTTGAGCGGAAAGGAAAAGGACCGGCGAAGGTAACATCAgcgatggctgaaaaaatggcAGAGGAGAAGCGTTTGAAAAGACGGGAGAGCAAGCTGAAGCTGAAACAAAGAAGAGCAGAGGAGAAGAAAGGAAAAGAGGCAGCAGCTCAAGTGAAGAAAGAGACTGTTGAAAGCACAGAAAATGGCAATGAGCCTGTCGAGAAGCAGAAATCTGGAATTTCATTCAATAATCTCAAGTTTGAAATCAAAGAAGACAAGCAGAGGGGCAAGAAACAAAGA accgcCAAAAAAGATCGAGCTCTTAAACTTACCGGACGTGACTATAAATCACTTATCGCTAAAGTCGAAGAGACAAAAGCAACAATTGCCAAAGTTCGCGAAGCTGATCCACATAAGGCTACCATCATGGAAGATGAGCTAAAGTGGGAGAAAACACTGAAAAGAGCAGCTGGTGGAAAAGTGAAAGATAATTTGGGAATGCTCAAGAAGGCTTTGGTGAAGAAGAATAAGATGAAGGATAGAAGAAAGCAGAAATGGGAGAACCGAGAGAATAAGACGGAGGGAGAGAAGCAAACG aagcaaGACAAGAGAAAGAAGAATCTCCAGAAGCGCATCGATGACGTCAAGAAGAGAAAGATGAACAAGTTGAGAAACAAGGGAAGAATCCTCTAA
- the ZK546.2 gene encoding Disease resistance R13L4/SHOC-2-like LRR domain-containing protein (Confirmed by transcript evidence), with product MGIDSYNPTVRARLANASKTRVLSLKESALHRIPDDVKDLTMLKHLDMSINYLTQLPPFIGSMSHLKNLNLSRNQLESLPLEINSLACLEVLNVSQNKLTELPDLSQCVSLKTVEAIENQFIIFPAGVCKCPNLETCLLTENRIEKLPDEIHSLRAISVILNKNRLLSLNTANLLRCERLRAVNVDDNQLNRDEIEQFLVNAPREIRISFERNVSQMHTTDLQEMGNDSSKTKSIGDNARKIIGKSGPSTSTVNKHLEMASKSRILQLKGTGLKKVPDEIEPLADVLRNLELSENKIREIPIFIGQFSQLKQLHLANNCLEFLPDELGSMKKLEILNLAGNKLKALPDTIVGCTDLKTIDLSSNVFTVFPVAVIGCLQLDILNLNGNQIESLPDDISNLKVIELSLNQNRLSSLNPSNLAKTTRLRTLRLDENCLEKSEFTRDLLESSTISVMSYDGNRFQLKDFQDLPGYDAYQERFTATKRKI from the exons ATGGGAATTGATTCCTACAATCCAACAGTGCGTGCACGCCTTGCAAATGCTTCTAAAACGCGAGTCCTGAGCCTGAAGGAGTCTGCCCTGCACCGTATTCCTGATGACGTGAAAGATCTAACAATGTTGAAGCATCTGGATATGAGTATTAATTATCTGACTCAACTTCCCCCGTTTATTGGGTCAATGTCTCATCTtaagaatttaaatttgtcCAGAAATCAACTAG AATCTCTTCCTTTGGAGATCAACTCCCTGGCGTGTCTTGAAGTTTTAAATGTCTCACAAAACAAACTGACAGAGCTTCCCGATCTGTCACAGTGTGTCTCATTAAAGACAGTAGAGGCGATAGAAAACCAATTCATCATCTTCCCAGCTGGTGTGTGCAAATGTCCAAATCTCGAAACATGCTTGTTAACTGAAAATCGGATCGAGAAACTTCCAGACGAA ATTCATTCGCTACGGGCAATTAGCGTGATCCTCAACAAAAACCGGCTTCTCTCTCTCAACACCGCTAATTTGCTTCGCTGTGAACGCTTGCGTGCAGTAAACGTGGACGATAACCAACTAAATCGCGACGAAATTGAACAATTCCTTGTGAATGCGCCACGAGAAATTCGtatttcatttgaaagaaatgtTTCGCAAATGCATACAACTGATTTGCAG GAAATGGGAAACGATTCATctaaaacaaaatcaattgGTGATAATGCACGGAAGATTATTG GAAAATCCGGTCCATCGACATCAACGGTCAATAAGCATCTCGAAATGGCAAGCAAAAGTCGGATTCTTCAGCTAAAAGGAACTGGGCTCAAGAAAGTTCCTGACGAAATCGAACCATTAGCTGATGTTCTCCGCAACTTGGAACTCagtgaaaacaaaattcgagaaattccTATCTTTATTGGTCAATTTTCTCAACTCAAGCAACTTCATTTGGCTAATAACTGTCTTGAATTTCTACCTGATGAACTTGGATCGATGAAAAAGCtggagattttgaatttggcgGGAAACAAGCTGAAAGCGTTGCCCGACACAATTGTCGGTTGCACCGATTTGAAAACCATCGACTTATCATCCAACGTTTTCACCGTTTTTCCTGTAGCAGTGATTGGCTGTTTGCAATTGGATATACTCAATTTAAATGGAAACCAAATTGAATCTCTCCCTGACGAT atatccaATTTGAAAGTTATCGAGTTAAGTCTGAATCAAAATCGACTGAGCTCCTTAAATCCATCAAATCTTGCCAAAACTACACGACTGAGGACTCTTCGTCTCGATGAAAACTGTTTGGAGAAGTCGGAGTTCACTCGCGATTTACTAGAATCTTCAACAATTTCCGTGATGTCATACGACGGAAATCGATTCCAATTGAAAGATTTTCAAGATTTACCAGGATATGATGCTTATCAAGAACGTTTCACTGCTACTAAACGTAAAATCTAA
- the ZK546.2 gene encoding Disease resistance R13L4/SHOC-2-like LRR domain-containing protein (Confirmed by transcript evidence) yields the protein MGNDSSKTKSIGDNARKIIGKSGPSTSTVNKHLEMASKSRILQLKGTGLKKVPDEIEPLADVLRNLELSENKIREIPIFIGQFSQLKQLHLANNCLEFLPDELGSMKKLEILNLAGNKLKALPDTIVGCTDLKTIDLSSNVFTVFPVAVIGCLQLDILNLNGNQIESLPDDISNLKVIELSLNQNRLSSLNPSNLAKTTRLRTLRLDENCLEKSEFTRDLLESSTISVMSYDGNRFQLKDFQDLPGYDAYQERFTATKRKI from the exons ATGGGAAACGATTCATctaaaacaaaatcaattgGTGATAATGCACGGAAGATTATTG GAAAATCCGGTCCATCGACATCAACGGTCAATAAGCATCTCGAAATGGCAAGCAAAAGTCGGATTCTTCAGCTAAAAGGAACTGGGCTCAAGAAAGTTCCTGACGAAATCGAACCATTAGCTGATGTTCTCCGCAACTTGGAACTCagtgaaaacaaaattcgagaaattccTATCTTTATTGGTCAATTTTCTCAACTCAAGCAACTTCATTTGGCTAATAACTGTCTTGAATTTCTACCTGATGAACTTGGATCGATGAAAAAGCtggagattttgaatttggcgGGAAACAAGCTGAAAGCGTTGCCCGACACAATTGTCGGTTGCACCGATTTGAAAACCATCGACTTATCATCCAACGTTTTCACCGTTTTTCCTGTAGCAGTGATTGGCTGTTTGCAATTGGATATACTCAATTTAAATGGAAACCAAATTGAATCTCTCCCTGACGAT atatccaATTTGAAAGTTATCGAGTTAAGTCTGAATCAAAATCGACTGAGCTCCTTAAATCCATCAAATCTTGCCAAAACTACACGACTGAGGACTCTTCGTCTCGATGAAAACTGTTTGGAGAAGTCGGAGTTCACTCGCGATTTACTAGAATCTTCAACAATTTCCGTGATGTCATACGACGGAAATCGATTCCAATTGAAAGATTTTCAAGATTTACCAGGATATGATGCTTATCAAGAACGTTTCACTGCTACTAAACGTAAAATCTAA
- the try-1 gene encoding Peptidase S1 domain-containing protein (Partially confirmed by transcript evidence) gives MKVWIFLLLVGVINKVSTDNKNDVIEKVGCGLHSTNVELAQTRSAQEPADYVTLDHRLIGGSESSPHSWPWTVQLLSRLGHHRCGGSLIDPNFVLTAAHCFAKDRRPTSYSVRVGGHRSGSGSPHRVTAVSIHPWYNIGFPSSYDFAIMRIHPPVNTSTTARPICLPSLPAVENRLCVVTGWGSTIEGSSLSAPTLREIHVPLLSTLFCSSLPNYIGRIHLPSMLCAGYSYGKIDSCQGDSGGPLMCARDGHWELTGVVSWGIGCARPGMPGVYGNVHSASTWINLEMNRLRI, from the exons ATGAAGGTCTGGATTTTTCTACTTCTCGTCGGAGTTATTAACAAAGTGAGCACGGACAACAAGAATGATGTTATCGAAAAGGTCGGATGCGGACTCCACTCGACAAATGTTGAGCTTGCACAGACACGATCCGCACAGGAGCCAGCAGATTATGTG ACTTTGGATCACCGACTTATTGGTGGATCGGAAAGCAGCCCACACTCTTGGCCATGGACTGTTCAACTTCTTTCACGCCTTGGCCATCATCGTTGCGGCGGATCGCTAATCGATCCCAATTTTGTGCTCACCGCAGCCCACTGTTTTGCCAAAGA CCGCCGTCCAACGTCTTATTCGGTACGAGTGGGAGGACATCGTTCAGGTTCTGGAAGTCCACACCGTGTGACAGCTGTATCGATTCATCCATGGTATAACATTGGATTTCCAAGTTCCTATGACTTCGCGATTATGAg aattcatcCGCCAGTCAATACTTCAACTACAGCTCGCCCGATATGTTTGCCAAGCCTTCCAGCCGTCGAAAATCGGCTTTGTGTGGTTACCGGCTGGGGATCAACAATCGAAGGAAGCTCATTATCGGCACCGACTTTGCGTGAAATCCATGTTCCACTTCTATCAACGTTGTTCTGTAGCAGTCTTCCCAACTACATTGGCCGAATTCATCTCCCGTCTATGCTATGCGCTGGTTATAGTTATGGAAAAATAGACTCATGCCAG GGAGATAGTGGCGGCCCTCTTATGTGCGCTCGCGACGGTCATTGGGAGCTGACAGGTGTTGTGAGTTGGGGAATTGGTTGTGCTCGTCCCGGAATGCCTGGAGTTTATGGAAATGTGCATTCGGCATCCACGTGGATCAACCTCGAAATGAACAGACTTCGAATCTAA